A region from the Vicia villosa cultivar HV-30 ecotype Madison, WI linkage group LG3, Vvil1.0, whole genome shotgun sequence genome encodes:
- the LOC131657613 gene encoding uncharacterized protein LOC131657613, protein MIKCLWNLCKKADNMWVKWIHMYYLKGKEIMTMQVSTSWSWIFKRIMEMRGTVMQIPVEWNRLLASNRFQMTMLYNELNKRVEKVDWRYIFYKNKARPRAQFIAWLICHGKQASKDRLVRFNMLTDATCELCRNCEESRDHLFFECPSNYDIWKQILHWLSYDHSPQPWNEELRWIMHETSRKGSKAQILRIAFVETLYALRQKGL, encoded by the coding sequence ATGATAAAGTGCTTGTGGAATCTGTGTAAGAAGGCTGATAATATGTGGGTTAAGTGGATCCACATGTATTATTTGAAAGGGAAAGAGATCATGACAATGCAAGTGTCTACAAGCTGGTCATGGATTTTCAAAAGGATTATGGAGATGAGAGGAACTGTTATGCAAATACCGGTGGAATGGAATCGATTGCTTGCCTCCAATAGATTTCAGATGACTATGTTGTACAATGAGCTCAACAAGAGGGTTGAAAAAGTAGATTGGAGATATATCTTCTACAAGAACAAAGCCAGGCCACGGGCACAATTCATTGCTTGGCTGATATGTCATGGTAAACAAGCAAGCAAGGATAGATTGGTTAGGTTCAACATGTTAACTGATGCCACCTGTGAGCTGTGTAGGAACTGTGAAGAGTCCAGAGATCACCTCTTTTTTGAGTGCCCTTCTAACTATGATATTTGGAAACAAATCCTGCACTGGTTGAGCTATGATCACAGTCCCCAGCCGTGGAATGAAGAATTAAGGTGGATTATGCATGAAACTTCGAGGAAGGGAAGCAAGGCACAGATCCTGAGAATAGCTTTTGTTGAGACTCTCTATGCACTACGCCAAAAAGGCCTTTAG
- the LOC131657614 gene encoding KH domain-containing protein At4g18375-like, translated as MRKSAAIKEGQKNAHTQIFTSLAYLLLALWFLPSSVQSSSISSSDPSSQSSTDLKSIAVEVVLLLQEKINDEDDTPVSIRLLVPSKVIGCIIGRSGSIINEIRKRTKADIQISRSNKPKYADDNDELVEVVGEVDCVRDALIQIVLRLREDVLRKRDVDQKPPIGADSLYTGSSVLSAPTMLPSVPAAALAYDHRTGSATGTGLGMHSSSSRYGYDSYSMADNGYGSMSSYASKMYEGMNMQMNCFFSVVRIYQVANVKSEWSLIKTFPDLSGTDHES; from the exons Atgagaaaaagcgctgctataa aagaAGGACAAAAAAACGCACACACACAGATATTCACATCTCTTGCATATCTACTGTTAGCCCTTTGGTTCCTTCCCTCATCAGTTCAATCCTCTTCGATCTCTAGCTCTGATCCGTCGTCGCAG TCTTCAACTGATCTGAAATCCATAGCTGTTGAAGTTGTTCTACTGCTGCAAGAAAAGATAAATGATGAAGATGATACCCCGGTTTCAATCCGGCTCCTAGTTCCATCTAAAGTGATTGGGTGTATTATAGGGAGAAGTGGTTCAATCATAAATGAAATTCGGAAGAGAACTAAGGCTGATATTCAAATCTCAAGAAGTAATAAGCCTAAATATGCAGATGACAATGATGAACTTGTTGAG GTGGTAGGTGAGGTTGATTGTGTGAGAGATGCACTAATTCAGATAGTCTTGAGACTAAGGGAGGATGTATTGAGAAAAAGGGACGTTGACCAAAAACCTCCCATTGGTGCTGATTCATTGTACACAGGCAGTTCTGTTCTTTCAGCACCTACTATGCTGCCTTCAGTTCCTGCTGCGGCACTAGCTTATGATCATAGGACTGGAAGTGCAACTGGAACTGGACTAGGCATGCACTCTTCTAGCAGCCGTTATGGATATGATTCTTACTCG ATGGCAGACAATGGTTATGGATCTATGTCTTCATATGCTTCCAAGATGTATGAAGG AATGAACATGCAGATGAATTGCTTTTTCTCAGTAGTAAG GATATACCAAGTAGCAAATGTGAAATCTGAATGGAGCTTGATCAAAACTTTTCCTGATTTATCCGGAACAG aTCATGAATCATGA